A single region of the Eremothecium gossypii ATCC 10895 chromosome V, complete sequence genome encodes:
- the SDA1 gene encoding Sda1p (Syntenic homolog of Saccharomyces cerevisiae YGR245C (SDA1)) — translation MVKKSRAAILPTNVILLQNLVKRDPESYREEFLQQYSHYESLRDIFMMNSTTQDASSAGGSGSFADDESVGEFAELIGFVSQVCSCYPKETAGFPAELKQLLLEHHRALPFQVKEKIIASLTMLRNKDVITPDMLIQTLFPLLVAYSSTQGSNIGLNSHAKALRKTVYGNVVSLLKNCNTGSKNQKLNRSTQAICFNLLEQPDSQGLWATRLTRELWRRGIWDDSRAVEIMTQAALHDDVKIAASGVLFFLDADREREENFEDKSDDDDVVDMQSLRHKLKINKKSSKRGKKLENAVKQVKKKSNSANDQAYLNFSAIHLLRDPQGFAEKLFSKHMSGKGGTKFSLEQKISLMQLTSRMIGTHKLLVLGIYSYFLKYLTPKQTDVTKILATAAQSCHDLVPPEYLSVVVRKIADEFVSDGVSSEVCAAGLNSIREICSRAPLALDETLLRDLVEYKSSKAKGVSMAAKGLLALYREVAPEMLQRKDRGKLASIELQQQRAAAAQPRRPQFGADSGVSGIPGLELLAEWERTQDRPAADDDDANWEVASSDDDVDGEWVTVQSDRDYDVDLSDSDLDLDDDEAAPAPAPAPAAPELAASRILTPADFAKLQELRTERGVAKLLGVRNEDLVDSDALVGPVKYKQNKQERMERVLEGREGRDKFGSRKQKRGEQGRSTTNREKQRKKNFVMMIHKRGVQGKQKMSLRDKQKVLRAHITKQKKKGH, via the coding sequence ATGGTGAAGAAGAGTAGAGCTGCTATATTGCCGACAAATGTCATTCTCCTGCAGAACCTTGTGAAGCGGGATCCAGAATCGTACCGTGAGGAATTCCTCCAGCAATACTCGCATTATGAATCGCTGAGAGATATCTTCATGATGAACTCCACAACCCAGGATGCTTCCTCGGCAGGTGGCAGCGGTTCGTTTGCGGACGACGAGTCTGTGGGGGAGTTTGCAGAGCTGATTGGGTTTGTCTCTCAGGTGTGCAGTTGCTACCCGAAGGAGACGGCCGGGTTCCCGGCCGAGCTGAAGCAGCTGCTACTGGAACACCACCGCGCACTGCCGTTTCAAGTGAAGGAGAAGATCATCGCATCGCTGACAATGTTGCGTAATAAAGATGTTATTACGCCTGACATGCTGATTCAGACGTTGTTCCCTCTGCTTGTTGCCTACTCGTCTACGCAGGGTAGCAACATCGGGCTCAATTCGCACGCTAAGGCTCTCCGGAAGACCGTGTACGGCAACGTCGTCTCCCTCCTGAAGAACTGCAACACGGGCAGCAAGAACCAGAAACTGAATAGATCAACACAGGCCATCTGTTTCAacctgctggagcagcCCGACAGCCAGGGCCTGTGGGCGACCAGACTCACCAGGGAGCTGTGGCGGCGCGGAATCTGGGATGACTCGCGGGCTGTCGAGATTATGACGCAAGCAGCGCTGCACGATGATGTCAAGATCGCAGCCTCGGGCGTGCTGTTCTTTCTGGATGCCGACCGCGAGCGTGAGGAGAACTTCGAGGACAAGTCCGACGATGACGACGTGGTGGACATGCAGTCCCTGCGGCACAAGCTGAAGATCAACAAAAAATCCAGCAAGCGCGGCAAAAAGCTCGAGAACGCCGTCAAGCAGGtcaagaagaagagcaaTTCGGCAAACGACCAAGCATATCTGAACTTCAGCGCCATCCACTTGCTCAGAGACCCCCAGGGGTTCGCTGAAAAGCTCTTCTCCAAGCACATGTCTGGAAAGGGCGGCACCAAGTTCTCCCTGGAGCAGAAGATATCGCTCATGCAGCTCACCTCGCGTATGATCGGCACCCACAAGCTGCTCGTGCTCGGCATCTACTCGTACTTCCTCAAGTACCTCACCCCCAAGCAGACGGACGTGACCAAGATCCTGGCTACCGCTGCGCAGTCCTGCCACGACCTCGTGCCGCCCGAATACCTCTCCGTCGTCGTCCGCAAGATCGCAGACGAGTTCGTGTCTGACGGTGTCTCCTCCGAGGtctgcgccgccggcctGAACTCCATCCGCGAGATCTGCTCCCGTGCGCCGCTAGCCCTCGACGagacgctgctgcgcgaccTCGTCGAGTACAAGTCCTCCAAGGCCAAGGGCGTCAGCATGGCCGCAAAGGGCCTCCTCGCGCTGTACCGCGAGGTCGCCCCCGAGATGCTGCAGCGCAAGGACCGCGGTAAGCTCGCCTCCAtcgagctgcagcagcagcgcgctgccgccgcccagcCCCGCCGCCCACAGTTCGGCGCGGACTCTGGCGTCAGCGGCATCCCCGGCCTCGAGCTACTGGCCGAGTGGGAGCGCACGCAGGaccgccccgccgccgacgacgacgacgccAACTGGGAGGTGGCCTCCTCCGACGACGACGTCGACGGCGAGTGGGTCACCGTGCAGAGCGACCGCGACTACGACGTCGACCTGTCCGACTCAGATCTCGATCTCGACGATGATGAGGCGGCCCCCGCCCCCGCCCCCgcccccgccgcgccggagctcgccgcctcgcgcattctcacgcctgcagactttgccaagctgcaggagctgcgcACCGAGCGCGGCGTCGCCAAGCTGCTGGGCGTCCGCAACGAAGACCTCGTCGATTCTGACGCCCTAGTCGGCCCCGTGAAGTACAAACAGAACAAGCAGGAGAGAATGGAACGTGTCCTAGAAGGCCGCGAGGGCCGCGACAAGTTCGGCAGCCGCAAGCAGAAGCGCGGCGAGCAGGGCCGCTCCACCACTAACCGTGAAAAGCAGCGCAAGAAGAACTTCGTCATGATGATCCACAAGCGCGGCGTCCAGGGAAAGCAGAAAATGTCCCTGCGTGACAAGCAGAAGGTCCTGCGCGCCCACATTACaaagcagaagaagaagggCCATTAG
- the CPD1 gene encoding 2',3'-cyclic-nucleotide 3'-phosphodiesterase (Syntenic homolog of Saccharomyces cerevisiae YGR247W (CPD1)) has protein sequence MAVALWYCPPANSPCYDTVNSLILSLQTLFPDAVLFEPHVTITSQLRCDSADDAAAVLAAACAALRACRPQLDARGSPVVRFDAVAVGRRYFDKVHLACAHDRFLYGVAQVIRELFVQDPPDPAAAADWVHSSFRPHLSLVYSDLYHVDQALLRVLRQRIGDALGAALLPHPPAPGLQALWALQPPLDGWSIPGSFKVVRCEGPVRDWHVLAAADL, from the coding sequence ATGGCTGTCGCGCTCTGGTACTGCCCGCCCGCCAACTCGCCCTGTTATGACACCGTCAACTCCCTCATCCTCTCGCTGCAGACCCTCTTCCCCGATGCCGTGCTCTTCGAGCCACACGTGACCATCACGTCCCAGCTGCGCTGCGACTCCGCTGacgacgccgccgccgtgctcgccgccgcctgcgccgccctgcgcgcctgccgcccCCAGCTCGACGCCCGCGGCTCCCCCGTCGTCCGCTTCGACGCCGTCGCCGTCGGCCGCCGCTACTTCGACAAGGTCCACCTCGCCTGCGCCCACGACCGCTTCCTCTACGGCGTCGCCCAGGTCATCCGCGAGCTGTTCGTCCAGGACCCGCCCGaccccgccgccgccgcggacTGGGTCCACTCCTCCTTCCGCCCCCACCTCTCCCTCGTCTACAGCGACCTCTACCACGTCGACCAGGCCCTGCTCCGCGTCCTGCGCCAGCGCATCGGCGACGCCCTGggcgccgcgctgctgccgcaccCGCCTGCCCCGGGGCTGCAGGCCCTCTGGGCCCTGCAGCCGCCGTTGGACGGTTGGAGCATCCCCGGCTCCTTCAAGGTCGTCCGATGCGAGGGCCCCGTCCGCGACTGGCACGtgctcgccgccgccgatCTCTGA
- the BRF1 gene encoding transcription factor TFIIIB subunit BRF1 (Syntenic homolog of Saccharomyces cerevisiae YGR246C (BRF1)), translating into MAKCKNCGHTEIVVDLSNANNDRVCKACGVVSEDNPIVSEVTFGETSSGAAVVQGSFVAAGQAHAAFGPHGTSALESREATLNNARRKLQAVSHALQIPEYVREAAFQWYQLALSNNFVQGRRSQNVIAACLYVACRKEKTHHMLIDFSSRLQVSVYSIGATFLKMVKVLHIVKLPLADPSLFIQHFAEKLDLGDKKIKVVKDAVKLAQTMSKDWMYEGRRPAGIAGACLLLACRMNNLRRTHSEVVAVSHVAEETLQQRLNEFKNTKSGNLSIKQFRDTSTEEEVQQSDSKPPSFRRNRLKETKLKEKGPAEHLETSDQALARNPILSQVLGGQEVTSKEVLFYLKQISERRERALSKRRDQGNNDSPDAHSQAGDKRSRGDASGSDYEDQDGSRLDSDASSEHSQGQIDGYSLETDPYRPRNLHLLPTSESLLSKVSDDPENLEDVDDEELEAHILDEEASKLKERIWIGINGEYLLEQESKRLKLEADLASGNTSLKKKRSSKKRKTDASNLLPEALAAADPTGIQPALQVAEASGDLTTAESVKNMLQKTSFSKKINYDAIDGLFGG; encoded by the coding sequence ATGGCGAAGTGTAAGAACTGCGGCCACACGGAGATAGTAGTGGACCTGTCCAACGCGAACAACGACCGCGTGTGCAAGGCATGCGGCGTGGTGTCGGAGGACAACCCGATCGTGTCGGAGGTGACCTTTGGAGAGACGAGCTCGGGCGCGGCGGTCGTGCAGGGGTCGTTCGTCGCGGCGGGGCAGGCGCACGCGGCGTTTGGTCCGCATGGGACGAGCGCGTTAGAGTCGCGCGAGGCGACGCTGAACAATGCGCGGCGCAAGCTGCAGGCGGTGTCGCACGCGCTGCAGATCCCGGAGTACGTGCGCGAGGCGGCGTTCCAGTGGTACCAGCTGGCGCTGTCGAACAACTTCGTGCAGGGCAGGCGATCGCAGAATGTTATCGCCGCGTGTCTGTACGTGGCGTGCCGCAAAGAGAAGACGCACCACATGCTGATCGACTTCTCTTCGCGGCTGCAGGTGAGCGTGTACTCGATCGGGGCGACCTTCCTGAAGATGGTGAAGGTCCTGCACATTGTGAAGCTGCCGCTTGCAGACCCGTCGCTGTTCATCCAGCATTTCGCCGAGAAGCTCGACCTCGGTGACAAGAAGATCAAAGTGGTCAAGGACGCCGTCAAGCTCGCACAGACCATGTCCAAGGACTGGATGTACGAGGGGCGGCGGCCCGCGGGTATTGCCGGTGCGtgcctgctgctggcgtGTCGGATGAACAATCTGCGGCGCACGCACTCCGAGGTCGTGGCGGTCTCGCACGTCGCGGAAGAGACGCTGCAGCAACGCCTGAACGAGTTCAAGAACACCAAGTCCGGGAACCTCTCGATAAAGCAGTTCCGCGACACGAGCACAGAGGAAGAGGTCCAGCAGAGCGACAGTAAGCCGCCAAGTTTCAGGCGAAACAGGCTGAAGGAGACCAAACTGAAGGAGAAGGGCCCCGCGGAGCACCTGGAGACCAGCGATCAGGCATTAGCGCGCAACCCCATTCTGAGCCAGGTTCTGGGCGGGCAAGAGGTGACGTCGAAGGAGGTGTTGTTCTACCTGAAACAGATCTCGGAGCGCCGAGAGCGCGCCCTGTCCAAGCGCCGCGACCAGGGCAACAATGACTCACCAGACGCGCACTCGCAGGCTGGCGATAAGCGTTCGCGAGGCGATGCCTCGGGGTCAGACTACGAAGACCAGGACGGCTCGCGCCTCGACTCCGATGCGTCTTCAGAGCATTCTCAGGGCCAGATAGACGGGTACTCCCTGGAGACGGACCCTTATAGACCACGCAACCTGCATCTGTTGCCCACCTCGGAGTCCCTACTTTCCAAGGTCAGCGACGATCCAGAAAACCTTGAGGACGTAGACGACGAGGAGCTTGAAGCCCACATATTGGACGAGGAGGCATCGAAGCTGAAGGAGCGTATCTGGATCGGCATCAACGGCGAGTATCTACTGGAGCAGGAATCGAAGCGGCTGAAGCTGGAAGCTGATCTGGCCTCGGGTAACACCTCGCTCAAGAAGAAGCGCAGCAGCAAGAAGCGGAAAACGGATGCATCAAACCTTCTCCCAGAGGCtcttgctgctgctgatcCGACAGGCATACAGCCGGCCTTGCAAGTTGCAGAAGCCTCCGGCGACCTCACAACTGCAGAGTCAGTCAAGAATATGTTACAAAAGACAAGCTTCTCTAAGAAGATTAACTACGACGCCATAGACGGCCTGTTTGGTGGCTAG